The genomic window GGTGGCAGGTTGCCTCCCCAATGCCAATAAGCCTTTCTTGAATAGACCTTATCACACCGCTTATAACCGCACCACCTGCTGGCGGCCACTAGTGTCACCACATCTTTTTCTAAAAagggggggagaaaagaaaatatttagacCAAAAAAAATCCCTGTAAGTTACTATACTAAGTAACACAAACATTAGAACAAATAAATACCAATCATGCTACAGTTAAAAAAGCTAACCTTCACAGTCCTGAGACGGTGACATGCTTTCCAGTGGCCCTGCATGGGAAAATTAACAGGAGGCCTATCCTCATACTTCCCTAACAAATCGATACATGAAGAGCATCATGAGACAGTCCGTATTTACCCTCATTTCCATGGTTAATATTTTTGTCTGGAAATACTGTGGTACTACCACAGATAAAGCCAAAGGATTAAATTCACCCCTATCAGAGGGATCAACACAAGACTTATGTGCCACTTAAGTCTCATTTGAAGCCTTGTTTTTGAAGACTTAACTAATGTTTAGGATTTCTATTGGCCGTCTTTCTCCTCAGCCGAAACTAACAATTAAAAAACAAGTGGAAAGAGAAGAGCTAAGCAAGAAAGAAATGTCATAACCCTTTCTGTCTTTTTAATCCAGACACCTAAACTGTACTTGTGTTCCAGGTGTATCCATCGCCATCCAGGTTTGGAAAACCCACTCTTCTGCAGCGTGTCTGTTCGTCGTTAGGAGTACTGGTCAAGTGGCTATTCCACATCACTGAGAGAGGCTGAGAAAGTGATTGAGAGTGAAAAATATATTCCTGTCCAGTCACCAAACCTGCCATGGCCTCCGCCACAGCCCGAACCAGTGTGCCAAAGAAGCACATCCAATTTATAGCTTTTCAGGTCACTCTGATAGGAACGGTCTTCTGTGGGAATGTGCTGATTTGGCCTACGGAAGCCAGTCACTGGCTAAATGTTAAGATCATTATACAGGAACTGATACGCCGAGAGCACAATGTCACCATCCTAGTGCCAAACGCTTCCCTCTTCATCACACCGCATGCTGAGACGGCCGAGAGGTTCAAGATGTACTCTGTGCCCTTCGGAAAGAACTACATTGACTCCTTGATTAAGGAGATGGTGAGCTTGTGGGTGTATAACAGACCAATTGTACTGACCTTCTGGCAGTTCTACAAGGAACTGGGGAAGCTGATCAGCAAAGTGAATGAGATAACTAGACAGCTGTGTGATGGCGTGCTAGGCAACCGGGATTTAATGACCCGGCTGCAGAGGGACAAGTACGATGTGCTTCTCGCTGATCCGGTGACTATCGGCGGTGACCTAGTTGCTCTCAAACTCGGAATTCCATTTGTGTACTCTCTGCGTTTCACACCAGCCTCAACAGTGGAGAGACATTGTGGGAAGATGCCCTCTCCGCCTTCGTATGCACCCGCAGCCCTGTCTGAGCTCACAGACAAGTTGTCATTCGGCGAAAGAATAAAAAACATACTGTCTTACCTCCTACAAGACTATGTGTTGGAGAGTTACTGGGGAGAATGGGATTCGTATTACAGTGACATTCTAGGTAAGCATTTCACTCTTTCATTCTTAATGATATTACATCCAAAAATCTATGTCAGAAGAATGTTCATGTTGCAAAGACAAGCGCTTTAATTCTGGTACCTCCTAACTTTTAAGTTGCCCCAGACAACATCAGTCCGGCCCCACTGTGCATCTGCATAGGCATAACTGAGCCTTGCCCCACACCACACCATTGTGGCAAAGCTAGGAATAGAATTCAGTTCTCTtaggttccagtccagtgccttaaccatggGAGAACAgcctttattattataattattatttattatttgtattactgtaggacCTGGGAGTCCAACTCATGGACCAGaacccgattttatagggacagtcctgatatttggagctttgtcttatataggcgcctattattcCCTGcccactgtcctgatttttcacacttgctgcctggtcaccctggGACCTGATTGTGCGAGGCACTTTAAGGACCTTACAATGCAACCTTTCCAACTGTCTGTCTCATTTACAGTCCCTCcgatgcactgaatgaggtaggggTCCTGTAGAACAAATTGCATGTGGTCATGTAATTACAGATTGTTATAATGTGTACTTACAAGAGGATAGATGAGGGACCCTGGTTCTAGTCTCAGCAGTGCCAGAAGTGAACTCATGTCTCCAGTGGACTACAGTTATCCCATCTCTAAAAGAGGGTTAATGATGCTTGTTTCTCTTCCAGGACAGGGGCACAATGACTATCTCAGTAATAAGGGGTGTGAGGGAACTACTAGTGCCAGGTGTTGGAAGAGGTGACACTAGAAATCCTAGTCCCTAGCCCAGTGCTGCTCCTAGACCAAAGGATGTTTGATGGGCGTATATAAGTGTAACTCACTGGTTCAGTGATATTATGTGTCCTCTTCAAGTGGCTGGTTCCCATAAGATGATAAAACCTACAAGGGCtgttttagctcaagtggtaaagATCTGTACTGTGGTGTTGGAGGTCCTGAGTTCAAATCCAGCTGAGAAGCAAGCAAGAACATCATTTTGCCCGTTCCCTCTGTGCTTTTTGTTAGGTTCAGAGGAGAGCTAGTGCTGAACTCAGTGAGGAGTCTGCAGACAATGCTAGTGAGCCAGACATTgatggattttaaggccagacaggaccattAGATCCCTTAGTCTGACCTCTATCCATGAATCACCAGCAGTCCCCATGGTCTTTCCatagctcaaaaaaaaaatcctaatacctttctgagtggtagccatgttagtctgtatcagcaaaacgaACGATGAGTACTTGTGCCCActtcaggtgccacaagtactcctcgttctttttgctaatACCTTTCTGTATTTTATGTGCCAAATTTTCTTTGTAGTCCCAGGCACAAGATGTCAGCCACAAAAGCACAGGGCTAGACGTTTCACCCCTCACACAGGGTGAGCAGAAAACGttacaatattttttattttcaaaagagtCAATTTTTTAGTGTGCTATGTCTTAGGAACCCCTAGTTCAACTGACTTGAGATTCTCCCCATGAAGCGAACCCTGGCCCATGGCACAACCTGCCAACATTCACAATGAACTGTCTTTTCTGGGGCATTTTTAGAATCCTAGCTACAGCCTAAATTATAGAGAGGCTGCTGCCACAATGTTCTAAACAACCACCACGGATACTCTCCTCCTTGAACCGCTTCCATATTGGGTAGCACTGATATGATCCAGAACCCAAGCCATATTTTCCCCTAATGGCAAGATACGTTAACTTTGGAGGCTCTTCTGTGATATAGGGCTCAAtataggggtaactgggtgaaattctctggcctgtgttacacaggagatcagattagatgatctaatgagcaccttctggccttaaatctatgAATATAGTGAAGATGGCTTTCAAGTTTTCTCTGTGTTAGTGCTACAAATCAGTTGTGGATAAAGCCTGAAGACAAAATACACTCTGCCCTAACTGTTCAGCATGGCAATTTGGCCGGGTGAATGAGAGGAAAATTCAGAGGTTCTCAGTGGATATACTGAAATCAAGCATGGCTTTGTAACCAAAGCCCATACTTACATCACAGGTTAGTTAAAACCGAGCCTCtcttttcaaaacaaattatGCTTACATACACTGCATCCGGTAATAAGCAATGAGGGCACTGCGATTTCTTTCATTTCACATAGAACCTTGGTTTTGAATTGTTGTCAGTGGAGCTAATAGTTTACTTAAATATTAGTTACATAGGATCAGTGAATGACATTTTAATAGGTTTGGAACTGTGAACTGCACCTTCAACTCTCACTGACTCCAGCACCTGACCGAGGCTCGGCACCTTGCAAGACTGAGCCCTTCACGCTTTAAGAAAATGAACCTCTATTGTcatactgcagtcacagcagaTCACTTGACTCCCCTTGGTTTCCCATAGCTATTCCATTACAATACCTGTCTGCTTTTGTATGGGAAGAATGGACAGAGAGAATGAAAAAGGAAAGAATGATCCAAACCGTACGCATAAGCTGCAATGAAAAACATTAGGACAATAACAATGTGACTTGGTAAACAATGAGAACTTTTGCAGAGCAGAAGCTTAGAAGCTATTTTTCTCTCACAGTGAAAGGGACTTTAAGTGATTTCTTAAGTGCAGGGAAAATAGGTTACCCGGAAAAAGCTAGTGCGTTACCAGACTTTCAAATCCAGTCTACAGTACGTTACTGTCCCCTAGTGGCATACAGAAGAGCAAGCAGCTCTTATACCAAACATCTCATTGCATGGTATCTAGTCTAGTTCCATTTCAGGTACTTATTTGTCCTTTGTTACTATAGCATCTGAGCATTTCAccatctttcatgtatttatcctcccaacacccctgtgaggtaaggaagtgctattgtcTCCATTGTACAGAGTCAGGGCCACCTCAGCTCCCAGGGGGGGTCAGGGAAAGGAGctcaacttcccctcccccaaaggggCAGGGGCCCTCAGATCCTGGCTCGCatacagggggcagggaaggagctcaGACCCAGTCCCCCAGATCCCAGCTTGCATGGGGGTTTgaggagagcccccccccccccaaaagttagAGCCCCTTCTAAATTAGCTGTACTACTCAGGGCCCATTCCTAGGAAGAGGAAACCCATTTATCAGAAGCAGATGGTAGCAACAGGCCTGTAGCTCATTCTCACATTTCTGCCAAGGGCAGAACTTGGAGTTTGAACTTGGAGTGCAGCGCAGATTCTATGGCCACAGCAGGCCTCTCATCCACCCAGTTACTGAGAGAACAGGCTACCTGCAAACCCTTTTGTTTCAACAGAGCCCTGGGCTTGGTGCACGTGGGTATTTCATTCTCTTCAGCAGGTGGCAGTTGGGTGGGTATTGTTTGCTGCCAGGGTTATTTGGCCAGCCAGTAACACTGAGGAGTCCAGAAGGACCCCAAGCTGCAGAAAGACATCCTTGATCGCTGGGGATGCTGTAGAGGAGGCAAGTTCTTCAACCCACTTCCCTATGTGTGTGTGGTCAAACAGTGTTGCTTTAGAGCGGTTTCAttctaagcaggttaggtgcctaactccctttgaagctaaggggagttaggcacttgCCTAAATACCACTAGGCACCTAAGCAGGTTAAGCACCTGTCTGCctcattaggcacctaaagacctttgtaaatctggcccttatcTCTGATTAAAAGTCGGTGGGTGCCGAACTCCCAGTTGTGCCGTTAGCTTTAAAAATCACATGAAACAGCAAGTTCATGGTGTTCACTGTTTGTACCGTCTGATAGGGAGATCTGCAAAGTTTGCTCCATTCCATGCTGAATAGAATTCCCATCCAGGTTTTCCAGAAAGAGATGGGTGTATCATAAATCATGGGATGTTTCTTACTGACAGCATGAATTTTTTATGACTCACTCTTTTAAGGCAGATCCCTGTGTGAACACAGCCTTTGTCTGCTGATTCACAGCTGCTGCAGCGATGCTAAATTTGCAGTGCACCTGCAGGGTACTAGTTTGCCTCTCCCTGCTGGCTGAGAATGTGCTCTCTGGGAAGGTGCTGGTGTGGCCTGCGGATTACAGCCACTGGATGAATCTGAAACTGGTGACTGAAGAACTGGCAAGCATGGGCCATAACATTACAGTGCTGGTCCATTCAGCATCCCTTTCTGTCAACGCTACTTCAGCTTCCGCTCTTCATTTTGAACCCATCGAGGTTGGATTTACATCTGACAGGCTGCGATCACTGTGGGAAAAATTCCTGCGTTTCTGGGTCTATGAGAAAGCTCAGGTCTCCTTCTGGGAAATGCATAGCATGATGAGGAGCCTCTCACGTAGCGTTTCTCACACGCAGAGGCAGATATGTGATGGGGCAGTAaaaagcaggaagctgctggaAAAGCTGCGGATGTCCCAGTATGATGTCCTCCTCTCAGACCCAGTGCTGCCCTGTGGGGAGCTGCTGGCGGAGCTGCTGAGGGTGCCGTTTATCTTCACCCTGAGGTTTTCCCCAGGTTTGCATTTGAGAGACTGTGTGGTCAGATATTGGCTCCTCCTTCTTACGTGCCAGCTGCCACCTCTGATCTACAAGAAAATATGTCCTTCTTGGAAAGGACTGAAAACCTATTGCTCTACCTCATTCATGACCTTCTGCAGCTCCTGATTTGGAAGGAATGGGACTCCTATTATAGCAGCGTATTGGGTGAGTTTCCATAAGTACTCACCTCTATTTTCGAAAGGGATGGGTAACATAAGGTGACAAAATGATTGAggacagggccagatcctcagctggtgtaaatggacttcagtggagtgacactGGTTTCTATGAGCTGAGTATGTGGCCTTGTCAACGTAGAGGTTTCCCTGGAGGGTAAACATCTGTATATCAGAAGTAGGGAAACATAATCAATGGTCTGTTTCCTCTCACACAGAGGAAGATAGTtgatgaagtcagtggggctgccTCTTCTCTGACACTGTTGTAACTCAGGAGtgactctgttgaagtcaacagagaCATTGGCCTAAAACAGAGATAAATGAGGTCCAGGACCCTCTGATTATAGCAGCTACATTGAATCCATACgactctcctccttccccttctaCTCAGCCAGTGACGCTGTCCATTCTGATGATGGAAGTGTGTGGCTGGAATCTCCTCTGAAGCACTTGTGAAAACCTTGCAGGAATGAAGACTCCTTTTGTTGTTTATGTGCAGTGGTGTCACATGTGGCTGCTACCAGTATGTTTCACCAAACCACAACTGGCCTGGAATGCCATTGGAAGAGAATAACAAGAGGATCCATGAATAGTTCACTTCCAATTATTTTCTTTGTCATGGTGCAATATTTCTTTAGAACAGGAGGATGCCATCATGCACATGGGTTGAAAATTTCCCTCCTCAGTCGGACACTTCTTGTTTCTCATGTCAAATGCAGCACGGGCCGCCTCAGTTATCCAAACTAAGGTCATGTCCATCTTTGGTTAAACCATCTTTgcacatagacaagcccttacaccaGAAACTCTTCTGCTATCTGAAACCTCACTTATCTCAGCTTATTCTTGCCTTCCCTGCATTCAGATAATGGAGGTTATACCTAATTTTGAAACTGCGAGATACATCTGAGGGTATCTAATGCGTACGAAGGAGCTGGAGCTGATGACTGCAATTGTTCTGTTGCTTTTCTGCATGGCTTCTTCCAATTGCTTCATGATGAAactgcatttattttcttttggggACTACTTAAAGTTTAGGCCTGATTGACAGCCCGTTGGAAAGAATCCCATTGGCTTAACTGAGCCCTTCTGACACGTAAGAGGGAAACCCTTCCATGAAGAGGATTAAAGGCTGTATATTCCCTGCATAAGAAGAATTCCCAGGTAGCCAGGTCAGCTGGCTTTGGGGCCCTTTTATGCTATAGAGTGATAGAAGGAGGGCATGACAGAGTGAGAAGAGACCCAGGGTATTTAACCCAGCCTACTAGCCTAGGGAGAAGCAGCCAACATAGGAAACAAGACAAagcagaaggaagaaaaaaacgcTGGTGAAAACAGAGGCCAAAAGAGTCACAGATGAACTATCCCAAATAGAAGGGGCCTGTGCTTGTCTTCACTGGACTTTTGTAGCTGGAGATAATTGATTGACAATTAGCTTGAGGTACTTGATTGCCAGTTAACTCCAGGTAATTTAACATGTTCCTAAAGACTTACTGTGGACTCTCCCCACTGCAGACAGGCTGTGCTGATCCCTAGAGAAAAGAACAAGACCTGTGTAACATGATGAAATGTgtgcactcaggggcggctctaggcattttgccgccccaagcacggcaggcaggctgcctgccgcaCTCGCGgagccggcagagcgccccccgtggcttgccgccccaagcacgcgcttggtgtgctggagccgcccctgtgtgcacTGTGTCCACACCAGCCTTTACAAATCTGTTAATTACCTCAAGTTAATTGGCAATCAATTAACTCCAGGTATAAAAGTCTTGTGAAAGTGTCAGACTCAGgactcagtttgtcagaccactctgttttattagcacagcgctctgctaataacacccagataatgtgagcccccatacaagacccaaacagtcttttttatacagataaaagggcgcgAACTACACAAAGGGACAAAAAGAGCAAAATTGTAAAATTTacctggggcacagcatgcatctcctacttccttactaactcttaTCGATCTAAGGCTAATACTTCACCAATCGCCCTTAAGCGGAGCAATTGTTCTACCTTAATGTCTGCTTTCCTGACACCTGGATCACAGCATTCTTTTCATTTCTACTTAAAGGCACATCCAGCATTCTTTAATTCATTCTATTTCTTTAATATAATTCATTTCACTTTCACAAAAGCCCCTAACTTTACAGACTGGCTATAGTAGACATGCTGTCACTTTCCTGGCTTCCCTATCACAGCTCCTGTAGGATCTATCGCTGGAAAACAGTTACAGAAACCCACATGCTGCAATACAGTTGGCaatgcatttctttctttctccttaaTGCTCTTTCTCCTACAGTAAGGCAATATTATTTTTCTAGAGTCCTTCCTTTATCTGGTGGCTAGTTCTCTCTCTGCAGTAGGGGCAGTAGCAGTTAGTACGAAGAGCAGTGATTCATCCAGAGCAAGAATGACTGTTAGTGATTGCTCAACAGAGGGTGTGATCTGACTCGAATCTTGTTTCCTGCTGTGGATTGAAGCAGGCAATTCATACGGTCTTATCCAGGACAGGATTATGTGCTAGCACAGATTGACTTTTACTGCCAAAGTATTCCCTGTGCTCTGAGACAATTAAGGTTAATCAATGTTGGAAGTTTTAGAACATAAACTCCTCCGTGGGCTGTCCTCTTATGTACTGGCACCTGGATCGAAAGAAGTAGGCAAGTGCAACAGCTTACAAGGAAACGCAGCCACATGATGTCGGGGAAGTATATTGCAGCACTCTTTTTGGTTCTGGGCTCTGGCTTGGGCTCAGGGTCCTGTGGGAAGGTGCTGGTCTGGCCAGCTGATAACAGTCACTGGCTCAATGTAAAGTCCATTTTAGAAGAGCTCGCAGACAGGGGCCATGAGGTGACTGTGCTGTTGTCTTCATCCTTCCTGGGCATAGATGCCACCAGACCTTCCCCTTTCAATTTTGAGGTGATCCCTGTGCCATTCACAAAGGAGGATATGGCATCCCTGATGGAAGACATTCTCCACATGTGGCTTTATGAACTGCCCAACTTTTCATACTGGGAGACCACTTCCAGGATGTGTAACTTAGTATCACGGCTGCTGTCAATGAGCAAAGCAACTTGTGATTCGGTGGTGTGGAATGAGGAGCTGATGAAGATGCTGAGAGAGGCTGCCTTCGACATTCTCCTTGCAGATCCATTATTGCCGGGTGGGGAGCTAGTGGCAGAGAAGCTTGGTGTCCCATTTGTCTATACTTTCCGGTTCTCTATGGGGAACACAGTGGAGCGGCTGTGTGGCGGGCTTCCCGCCCCTCCTTCGTACGTGCCTGCCAGCATGGGCAGCCTGACGGACAGGATGTCCTTCATGGAGAGGATGAAAAACATGTTCTTTTATACTCTTCAGGATGTTCTGTTTCACCAGGTTTTCTGGAGAGAATGGAGTCAGTACTACAGTGATGTTTTAGGTAAGGCTGCTCTTGTTTGCCGTGATTGTGTCTTTACTGCGGGCTGCATTGTGCGAAAGGAAGCCTAGTCCAGTGGGGGAGGATTCCAGGCACCCAGCTTCAATTTCCTGGGCCGAGTCTAGACTGCAAGCTTTTGCCAGCATAGTGATGTCCATCAGGGCTGTGTTCTCTGCCGGCAGCTGTGCCGGTACTAGCCCCTAGCATAAACAAAGTTGTATCGGAAAAACTGCCCCTTTACTTGTATAGCTTGTTTTGCTGAGAGGGGCTGGAATAAGCTACACCGGAAGAGCccagttttgctggtataagctggtatggggcagccgagcgggtgggaggcagaggagaaagggaaagaCCCTCGGACACTCTGCTGGTTGAAACATCCagctttttctctcccctccatggATTATTGCCCGGTAGAGGAAATTGGGGCCTAAAATCATTCCATCAGTTTCTTTTGGCATGATCCTAGAAAGCAGCACAACAAGTAACCACCAGGCCTTGTGgtgaaagcactggactggggatgcaagagatctggattctagtcccagctctgccgcaGACTacccatgtgaccttgggtacCTCACTTCACTTCTTCATGGCTCCATTTACTATGGGTCAAATAATCCTTCCTCTCTCCCATCTGTTTGTCATCTCACCTGTTTCGAGGGCAAGCTTTcttgctgtgtgtttgtacagctcctagcacaacggggccagattttcaattgGGGCTTCTAGGTTGTATTGTGACATTAGTAATAATAGGGTGGCTCACAATAGGTATACCAGGAACCATTTTGAAAGCTGTTGGCTGTTTGCAGTGAATTGATCAAATGTTACACTCTGGGCTCTAGTTTCTATTTTGAACTTTATTATAAGAATAACAAAATGAGGCCTGATTTCCAAAGGGGCTAAGCGTGTGCGGGTCCCCTTGACGTAAACAAAGCTGCCAGGGCTCATCAGTCAGGTCCTGACTAATCCGCCTTTTCAAAGAATGTGTTTCAAATGGCCCCAATTAAGGTGTCATCAGGGCAAATACTGCAATGGAACAACGAGTAGCTAGTTAGAAGTGCCTAGCGCTGTTGAAATGGAGACATCACCCAGTGAAGGTGCAGCCTAGTGAGTTTCCCGAATGAGAAGGGGTAGCAGTAGAGTTGTTGTCACATTCATCTGGTTTTGTCTTTTGAGACTGTCATCTCTTTGGGAACCAGCCTGCTGTCCTGTGCGTCCGTACAGGACTTAGCCTATATCAGGGGCTACCGCCCTGCAAATAATGCTGCTGTGCAAAGAGGGAGAAGATGAATCATTCCCCATGTGAACCCGGATATAAAATGGAGTCATGCTGGTTTGCTTTCCCTGGTTTGATTGACCGACATTGCTCACCGAAAAAAGAATTTAAACCCACTGATCTAAAGTCACTAGGTAGTTGGCTCTTTGTCTTATGTACAAAGAGTTTCGACTGTCTTTACAAGATAAAAGATCTAGACCaaaggagagattttcaaaagtgtgcagggatttaggagcacaagcacCATTGAGGGACTTAAGCTTCTAAATCCTTTGGGTGTTTTTTGAAACCCCTCCTATTATTTATTCAAATCGACTAGCTACTTTTCTAGATACCAATCTAATTTATTATGCTCATGGTAATTGGCTGTTTATTCTGTGGTAGCTCCTGTGAACCACAGATgcatcaaaaccttaatattctctgatattacccaaaacatcttatgttctaaatatctgcattgcAGTGCATTCCATAGCTATCacagtatgtttgttttttttttttactttcatttgtttttgtaataggttgttctgtagctggtattagctttttctgattttctgaaagaaaaaaata from Mauremys mutica isolate MM-2020 ecotype Southern chromosome 5, ASM2049712v1, whole genome shotgun sequence includes these protein-coding regions:
- the LOC123370691 gene encoding UDP-glucuronosyltransferase 2B17-like; its protein translation is MLNLQCTCRVLVCLSLLAENVLSGKVLVWPADYSHWMNLKLVTEELASMGHNITVLVHSASLSVNATSASALHFEPIEVGFTSDRLRSLWEKFLRFWVYEKAQVSFWEMHSMMRSLSRSVSHTQRQICDGAVKSRKLLEKLRMSQYDVLLSDPVLPCGELLAELLRVPFIFTLRFSPGLHLRDCVVRYWLLLLTCQLPPLIYKKICPSWKGLKTYCSTSFMTFCSS